Genomic segment of Oscillatoria salina IIICB1:
TCATCTGGATTGAAACAGCTTTAAAAGTATTAAACCAAGGTACTCGGCGAATTATTTGGAACTCATTTTTAGCCTTTATCCCCCTAATTTTAAGCCTTTGGTTATTTCGCTTATCCAATCGTCGAACTTCGCTTTGGTGGGCAATTTTAGTAATTTTTCTCGCCTTTTTACCCAACGCTCCCTATGTCTTAACCGACACAATTCACGTCATCGAAGCAGCGCGTCACGGCTACTCAGTTTGGATAATCACCTTAGTCTTAATTCCCCAATATTTTATCTTTATTCTCGCCGGATTTGAAGCTTATGTACTCTCATTAATGAATGTAGGTTATTACTTGCACAAGCAAGGATTGAGAAAATACATTTTCCCCACAGAATTAACCTTACACGCATTAAGTGCAATCGGCATTTATTTAGGACGTTTCAAACGCTTTAATAGCTGGGACTTTATTACTCAGCCCGACGAATTAGCCATGAGTGTAGTCAATGACTTAACAGCGAAACAACCAATTTTTGTCATGTTTATCACTTTTATCATTCTCACAGTTTTATACTGGTTAGTGAAGCAAGTTACCCTGAGCGTTATTTTCCGCATTCGCTACGCCAAAACTCTTCAACAACAGCTATTAAACGAATGAATAGAGACAAACAAACAAGATGAATAATCCTAACTATGTCCTGGGAGTAGACATTGGCACAACTAGCACAAAAGTAGTTCTTTTCACCGACAAAGGTGAAGTAGTCAGACAAGATTCTGGTAACTACCCACTTTATTGTCCTACTCCCGGTGCAGCCGAACAAGATCCAGAAGAAATTTTTTCGGAGGTAATTACAACAATAAATCAAGTCCTAACCGATTGTCCGTTGTCAAACTTATTATGTATTTCCTTTGCAACAGCGATGCACACTTTAATTGCTGTGGATGAAGAGGGAGAATTATTAACTAATAGTATTACTTGGGCAGATAATCGCGGTGCGCCTTGGGCAGAAAAAATTAAAGCAGAACATAACGGCAAGGAAATTTATCAACGCACGGGAACACCTATTCACGGAATGTCGCCATTTGTGAAATTAGTTTGGCTGCGTCATGAAAAACCAGAAATATTTCAACAAGCGGCTAAATTCATTTCCATCAAAGAGTATATTTTTCAGCGCTTTTTTAGCGAGTATGTCGTCGATTATGCTCTCGCAGCCACCACAGGGTTATTTAATTCAAAAACGTTAACTTGGGACCAAGAAGCGTTAGCAGTTGCTGGGATTACGGAAGAAAAATTATCTCGTGTAGTCCCACCCACAGAAATTTTCCAACCCATACATTCTGGTTTTGCCGAAGCAATGGGAATTGCCCCAGAAATTCCAGTAGTAATTGGTGCTTCTGATGGCGTACTTTCTAATTTAGGAGTAGGAGCAATTTCTCGTGGAATGGTAGCGGTGACGGTAGGAACAAGCGGTGCGTTGAGAATGATGGTAGAC
This window contains:
- a CDS encoding DUF1361 domain-containing protein, producing the protein MSKLIIWIETALKVLNQGTRRIIWNSFLAFIPLILSLWLFRLSNRRTSLWWAILVIFLAFLPNAPYVLTDTIHVIEAARHGYSVWIITLVLIPQYFIFILAGFEAYVLSLMNVGYYLHKQGLRKYIFPTELTLHALSAIGIYLGRFKRFNSWDFITQPDELAMSVVNDLTAKQPIFVMFITFIILTVLYWLVKQVTLSVIFRIRYAKTLQQQLLNE
- the gntK gene encoding gluconokinase, producing the protein MNNPNYVLGVDIGTTSTKVVLFTDKGEVVRQDSGNYPLYCPTPGAAEQDPEEIFSEVITTINQVLTDCPLSNLLCISFATAMHTLIAVDEEGELLTNSITWADNRGAPWAEKIKAEHNGKEIYQRTGTPIHGMSPFVKLVWLRHEKPEIFQQAAKFISIKEYIFQRFFSEYVVDYALAATTGLFNSKTLTWDQEALAVAGITEEKLSRVVPPTEIFQPIHSGFAEAMGIAPEIPVVIGASDGVLSNLGVGAISRGMVAVTVGTSGALRMMVDKPKMDAQQRLFCYPLLTDKWVVGGAVNNGGIALSWVREQLAANEATTAKLLQKGAYELLNNIAETTPAGAEGLIFHPYLAGERSPLWDGNARASFFGLSLRHTKAHLIRAVLEGVVYNLYLVFQALEDVVGKGDTILASGGFAKSSIWRQILADVFNREITVPTMHESTSFGAAILGLYALGRISSLDVVTDLVSHSDIYQPIPENVSVYERIMPLYSSLLTKFQAEYAAIARIQEETASQ